DNA sequence from the Desulfovibrio subterraneus genome:
GCGGACGTATTTTTCGTAACAGCGTGTTACCGGCGATGCCGGATCGAGTTTGCCGAGCAGATTTCCCAGCCGTGCCGGTCTTGGCGGCAGAGCGGGAATGTAGCGCTCGATGGACGGCATGTTCAGCTCGTCCAGCGCAGGTTTGCCCATGAGCAGGTCAACCTGCACCCTGTCGAAGAAAGGTTCGTCCAAAAACGCATTCACCCGTTCGATGATCTCATAGGTGTAATAGGTCAGCTCCTGCTGCGCCATATTATCCTCCGCACCTATGATCAGGGTGGTCTTGCGATGCCCGAGCGGAATGGCGAGAAGTCTGAGCTCTTCCCCCATTACCATATCCCAGTTGCGCCACAGTTGCGCAAGCTTGAAGCCGGTTCCCGCGCCTTTGCGCTGGAGCAGGCGGTCTAGCGCCTCGCCGATGCGTTGTTCCATATTGATCCGCCCGTCAGGGCAAAAAACTGTCCGGCCTGCAACTGTGTCTGCTGCAGATGCACAAGGTTGCAGGCTTGGGCCGCGTACGGGAGTGTCCACTCTCCTGAACTGCGGAGTATCGTTCAACATATGCCGACAGCATTGATACTGTCAACGAACCGGTCCGGAAGGGATTTTCTTCACAATTCAGGATTGCGCGGCGGACCGGCCAAGAGCGTTCTGCAGGTCTTCGCCCATGCGCTGTATATAGTGGTAGAAGGCCAGCACCTGCACCAGTTCGCGGGCGGAAAAACGCTTGGTGGCGCCTGATTCCCGCAACTCTTCAAGCTTGCGGTCGGCCTTGTCCAGCAGGGCGCGCAGCGAATTTACATCCGGCTCGCGGTCTTCGCCTAGCGCGGTCATGGCCACGCGTGATGCCGTGACCACGGCGCGTATCTCCGGCGCCATGAGCAGGTTGTAACCACCCTCGCGCATATCCAGCACGGTACGCAGCATGCCCGTAAGGTGGCGTGCGCATTGCTCCAGCACCACGATCTGCTTGTCCATCAGAGTGGCGTTGTCATCAAAGAGTGGTGATTCATGGCGCAGCATCTTGCGGAACAGACCACGGTTGGCGGCGATATCCTTGAGCAGCGGTTCCAGCGTCGCTTCCGTGGTGGTGGCGGTGGTGCCGAGAAAATCTTCAACCAGCGCGGCATATATGTCGGATGCGCGGGTAAACTGCGTCTGCAGCCGCACCTCAAGCGCTTCGCCCACGCGGGCGGGCAGAATCCAGATGGAAACCACATAGGAGCACAGCACGCCGATGGTTATTTCCACCACGCGCATCAGGCTGAACACGACGCGGTTTTCGGCACCGAGGCTGGCAATGAGCACGATGGATACGGTTATGGCCGCCATGCGGTAACGCGGATTGTGCCGTGTCATGTAGGCGCAAAAAGCCACTGAGCAGAACAGGGCGATGGCTGTTCCCAGCGGAGTTTCGGGAAGCAGGACAATGCCGAGTATCCCGATGAGCGCACCCACGGCGGTTCCGGTAAAGCGGTACCAGCACATGTGGATGGATTCAGCCACGTTCACCTGCATGACGATGACGGAAGAAACCACCGCCCACATGCCGAACTTGGGGTCGAGCAGGGAGGCGATGACAAGGGCGAGCAGGGCGGCAATGCCTGTTTTTATGCCGTGGCGGACGTGAGCCGCAGTGGAGTCCAAATCTGACAGGGGCATGGGCGTTTGGTGGGGGTTAATGTTATACCGGCGGGCCGGCAAAAGGGAAACCGCAAACCCGACCCGCAAGGCTCTAATCGCAGTCCGCTTTGCTGGCAAGGATACTTTTCCGAGAGCATATTTTCTGAGGCCACTTTGCTAAAGACACTTTGTTAAGCATACGTTGCAACGGGAAAATGATAGTGCGCGCTCAGGGGATATGCTATGCATACAGCAAATACCGGCAAACGAACAGCCCCGGCACTTGAAGGCGTTTTACGCAGGACCCGAGCCAAGCATGCGCAGCACGAAAACGCAGGCGCACAGGAGGTGTATCATGACGCTGCAGCAGACGGATGAAGGCATCTTTCAGATTGAACGACGCGGGCGCACCGCATTGTTGCGGCTGTGCGGCAACTTCTTCCAGAATATCAAGGATCTGGGCAGGCGGGATACGGTTCTGAACGCCTTTGACATGCTGAACATGGATAAGGACGTTTCCGTCATCATTCTCAGCCTTGCGTATTGCGGGGTGAGCGGGGATGAATATGTCCGCTTTTTCCGTGAACAGCTCGACGGCATGGAAAAGCAGTCTGCCCACCGGTTCTGCAATGCCGTGAATCAGGTGATGCTTGAAATGGTCCGTTCCGGAAAGCTGATCGTGCACACCTGCTGCGGTGATATGCTCACTTTTTTCCTCGGCGTGTCGCTGGCTGCGGATTACTCCATTGCAGCCGAGGGCAGCGTGTTTCGCAATTCCTATCAGGAGATAGGCCTGCTGCCCAAGGGCGGACTGCCCTATTTCATCTCGCGCAGGCTGGGCAACCGCGCTGTGTATGATCTGCTGCTCGCGGAGCAGTCCATTACCGCGGAAAAGGCGCTGGAACTGGGGCTGCTGAACTCCGTGGTTCCCAGAGAGCAGATGGAGGAGGCCGCCTTTGCCTATGCCGCACGGTTCGAGAACGTTCCGCTACGCACCGTCACAGGCACCAAGCGTCTGACCAACTGGTGTATCCGCGACCTTGAAGAATATCTCAGCTACGAAAACAAGCAGATGATGAAGACGCTGGACCAGTTCGGCTAGCTGGCGTTGTTATCCGGCGAAGCGGCGGGCAGGTAGGCCTTGGCGTTTTTGTATGCCAGCATCCTGCAGTGATGGTTCAATATTTTGATACGGATTGCGGG
Encoded proteins:
- a CDS encoding DUF721 domain-containing protein, whose product is MEQRIGEALDRLLQRKGAGTGFKLAQLWRNWDMVMGEELRLLAIPLGHRKTTLIIGAEDNMAQQELTYYTYEIIERVNAFLDEPFFDRVQVDLLMGKPALDELNMPSIERYIPALPPRPARLGNLLGKLDPASPVTRCYEKYVRMFDEAE
- a CDS encoding FUSC family protein, whose protein sequence is MPLSDLDSTAAHVRHGIKTGIAALLALVIASLLDPKFGMWAVVSSVIVMQVNVAESIHMCWYRFTGTAVGALIGILGIVLLPETPLGTAIALFCSVAFCAYMTRHNPRYRMAAITVSIVLIASLGAENRVVFSLMRVVEITIGVLCSYVVSIWILPARVGEALEVRLQTQFTRASDIYAALVEDFLGTTATTTEATLEPLLKDIAANRGLFRKMLRHESPLFDDNATLMDKQIVVLEQCARHLTGMLRTVLDMREGGYNLLMAPEIRAVVTASRVAMTALGEDREPDVNSLRALLDKADRKLEELRESGATKRFSARELVQVLAFYHYIQRMGEDLQNALGRSAAQS
- a CDS encoding enoyl-CoA hydratase/isomerase family protein is translated as MTLQQTDEGIFQIERRGRTALLRLCGNFFQNIKDLGRRDTVLNAFDMLNMDKDVSVIILSLAYCGVSGDEYVRFFREQLDGMEKQSAHRFCNAVNQVMLEMVRSGKLIVHTCCGDMLTFFLGVSLAADYSIAAEGSVFRNSYQEIGLLPKGGLPYFISRRLGNRAVYDLLLAEQSITAEKALELGLLNSVVPREQMEEAAFAYAARFENVPLRTVTGTKRLTNWCIRDLEEYLSYENKQMMKTLDQFG